TCTCTGGGTCTAGTGCTATATAGCTCATGATTCTTTCTGCTAAGCCTGGAGATGGTTCTGGTAAAGGCAGACTATCTAAATCGGATAGATTCACCCTCTGAATACCTTGGTTGTGTTAAGCTTAAGGAAATAATAATAGCAGCTTTCTACTTCTTATCTGAACCGCCCATTTACTCTCTCAGTAGAGTAACTTGACTCACATCTTGCACCAAGTCTCAAAAGATGGGAGAAAAGGGCGTGAAACACATTGAACGCAAGAACGATGTCAACCATCCTTGCCCACGCCCAAGGGTTAGTTTACACCCTGCTATCGATGATGCCGAGTCCCTACCAGCAAAAGAGTCTGCAAGCAATGTTGGGATTATTTTTACAAGCACAAGGGCATCCCTTACCGCAGCACAGTAAAGCTAAGTCTGCCAGTGCTTTAAGTCGGTTTCTCAACGTCTACTCTTGGTCAACTCGAAAGCTAATTCGCACAACTCGACAAATAGCACTTAAACGAATCATCAGTCAGTGTCACAAAGGGCGCAGACCCTTTCTACAAGTGATTATTGACCTGACTACCCTAGAAAAAAGAGGTAAATTCAAAGCTTTTGAGCAATTGGTACGGGTGTATCATGGCAAGCGAGGACTACACCTAGTCGTACTATATTTAGTTGTTGGACGTTGGCGGCTGCCCTGGAACTTTCGTGTTTGGAGGGGCAAAGGTACTGCTTCACCCACGCAGTTAGGATTAAAACTAATAAAAAGTTTACCTCAAGCATTGACTAAACACTTTCAAGTCATCATTCTCGTAGATACTGCATTTGGAAGTGTAGAGTTTTTACACGCTGCACGCCAGTTAAAATATCATGTCATTGCTGGTGTACGTTGTGACCGAAAGCTACTAGACAAACGTTGTGTTGCGGATTTATCTAAGCGAGGGCAACAAGTACGGCTTGTCGGTTTGAAGTTTCCCGTCTCAGTATCTTGGTATTATCTCAAACGCGATAATGGCAACCTAGAAAAACGGTTTGTCTTGTCAACCAAACCGCTTAAAGGCAGTACTATCACATGGTGGGGAAAGCGGCGCTGGCAAATCGAAGGCTGGTTCAAAACTGCCAAGCATCGCTTTGGTTTACATCGCTTTGGTCAAGGTACTCTTTTGGGAGTCTACCGCTGGCTAGTACTGTCGCTGATTGCTTATTTGTTGGCACATTGGGCGTATTTATCTACCAACACCACTGATCTACCTGATTGGGGAGCTGCTGCTCTTTTGGCACTACAGGCTTTCTTGCCCCAGTTGGTTTTGTTTTTGCTTTTACTAGAGATTGAGCGTTTACGACCACTATGCTGCGCACAAGGCATAGACATTCAATTTACTAGATGCAAGATGTGAGTTGACTGACATCTTGCACCTATCAAGATAAACCACTAATACACAAATAAGTGGTGCAAGAAAGTAACAGCAGAAGCGGAAATTATCTTGCGGGAAGCGAGAGTAATTCAAAAAACTACATTTAAGCGTGATATTAAGTAAGCAGCGCTTTTGAGATTGCTTAATAGGGTAGTGTTAACGATCTGTTGTTTTGCTCTAAATCTCCATTCCAAACTCAAATCGATTAATAAATAATCCAACTACCAACAAGATGTTCTTCAGCATGGCATTGCAAATACTATAAGTAGCGCTGATAACTATCAATGTTGATAATAACTCTTGACTGACATGATAGAAAATAACGTTTTTCTGAGAAAGCTGCTAAAGCGATCAGATAATAAACTTCTCCGTCACGGTGATCGCACCATAAGCTACTTGAATAGTAAAGCATTCTCCCGCTCTACCCCGAAATCGTCTCAGTTGAATGTAGTTGTCTTGATGGCGAGATTGCACTGATTCCAGCATCTCTCCTGATTCCGAGAGCAAACTCAGTTGAATGTCTGGTGGTAGGTAACTTTCTCTAGCCGTTGGATGTACTTGTACGACAATCGTACCGACTTGGCGATCGCTCTCTGGCGCAATCGCGATTAATAACGCCAGGGATTGGTTTTCTAGTTGTAGACCCAGATCGAGCAGCTTGACTCCCTTGACGCTATTCTCATGCAACTGAGAGATACGCCCGTGTCTCAAGGCTAAAGTATGGTGATTTGTAGCTAATAATGTCTCTAGAGACTGCCAACCGTTTTCAAACAGATTGTCAAACCATTGGCTCAGTACCTGCACTGGACTCGGTTTTGCTAGCTGAATTTGCTGTATGTAGGCAGGTAACTCGGCGATCGCTTGCAGTTGAGCGATCGGTAGCTCGCCACTTTCCGGCACTGTTTTGGTAAATCCCAGCAATGTTGCTTCTTGCAGTGAAGAGTCAAGCTGTACGGCTACGTAGCCTATGCGCTCTGACCACACCTCCGGCGGGATGGAGACGATATCTGCTTGTGGCAGCACGGGACGACACTCTAGCTTCCCCAAGTGAGAAATTTCTAGATCGGCAACATCCATTAGCATCTGATACACCAAGTCGTGACTGAAACTAGCTGCCCAATCTGCCTCTATTTCTAAAGAACGCAGGTAGTAATCAACGGCAGATACTGCTAGAATATTGAGATAAACCTGTTTTGCTTTGGCGTGATCGCGATGTTGTTGCCAAAATTGTTGCGCTAGGTAATGAGCTTTTATGTCTATGGGGACTTTGAAGGTTGAATCGGTTGAACCTACTGATAATTCTTGTGTCATTGCTTTGCTGTGGGTTGAGTTAAATATTTTTGAGATACTCTTTAATTCTTGGGATAAACTTGCTTAAACAGCGCTGATAAAAACTACTAAGTGTGGAAATTGACATCCCATAGATTTCTGAAATTTCCTGCCATGGCCTTCCTTCAAGTCGCAGCTTGAGCAGAGCTGAAAAATTAGCTTTTGGATAGTTTTTAATATAAGTTTCCTTGAGAAAATTGTCTGGGTCTAATTCTATATAGCTCTTGATCTCTTCTGCTAAGTCTGGAGATGGGTCCGGTGAAGCCTCTTTATCTAGATCGGCTAAGGACATTATATGAATACCTCGCCTGCCTAAAACTTTGGGAATTGC
This window of the Chroococcidiopsis sp. CCMEE 29 genome carries:
- a CDS encoding transposase, yielding MSTILAHAQGLVYTLLSMMPSPYQQKSLQAMLGLFLQAQGHPLPQHSKAKSASALSRFLNVYSWSTRKLIRTTRQIALKRIISQCHKGRRPFLQVIIDLTTLEKRGKFKAFEQLVRVYHGKRGLHLVVLYLVVGRWRLPWNFRVWRGKGTASPTQLGLKLIKSLPQALTKHFQVIILVDTAFGSVEFLHAARQLKYHVIAGVRCDRKLLDKRCVADLSKRGQQVRLVGLKFPVSVSWYYLKRDNGNLEKRFVLSTKPLKGSTITWWGKRRWQIEGWFKTAKHRFGLHRFGQGTLLGVYRWLVLSLIAYLLAHWAYLSTNTTDLPDWGAAALLALQAFLPQLVLFLLLLEIERLRPLCCAQGIDIQFTRCKM
- a CDS encoding DUF1822 family protein, whose product is MTQELSVGSTDSTFKVPIDIKAHYLAQQFWQQHRDHAKAKQVYLNILAVSAVDYYLRSLEIEADWAASFSHDLVYQMLMDVADLEISHLGKLECRPVLPQADIVSIPPEVWSERIGYVAVQLDSSLQEATLLGFTKTVPESGELPIAQLQAIAELPAYIQQIQLAKPSPVQVLSQWFDNLFENGWQSLETLLATNHHTLALRHGRISQLHENSVKGVKLLDLGLQLENQSLALLIAIAPESDRQVGTIVVQVHPTARESYLPPDIQLSLLSESGEMLESVQSRHQDNYIQLRRFRGRAGECFTIQVAYGAITVTEKFII
- a CDS encoding sigma-70 family RNA polymerase sigma factor; the protein is MNLDERLKQLALTAQQYPPKTPEWQEALKQLFHTILSSGKLCRPYRGTFIYHYEEIYQEAKQDLFEYICKNIHKYEPERGELMAWCNFLLEVRFFRQAIPKVLGRRGIHIMSLADLDKEASPDPSPDLAEEIKSYIELDPDNFLKETYIKNYPKANFSALLKLRLEGRPWQEISEIYGMSISTLSSFYQRCLSKFIPRIKEYLKNI